From Staphylococcus sp. M0911, a single genomic window includes:
- a CDS encoding aminoacyltransferase: MKFTNLTAKEFGDFTDQMPYTHFTQMVGNYELKLAEGTESHLVGIKNNDNEVIAACLLTAVPVMKFFKYFYTNRGPVIDYDNKELVHFFFNELSKYVKKHHCLYLRVDPYLPYQYRNHDGEITENAGNDWIFDKLSTLGFKHEGFHNGFDPILQVRYHLVLNLKDKTAKDVLNDMDNLRKRNTKKVQKNGVKVKFLSEDELPIFRSFMEDTSESKEFLDRDDSYYYDRYKHFKDRVLVPLAYINFDEYLEELNNEKETLTKDLNKALKDIEKRPENKKSHNKKANLEQQLAANQQKIDEAQQLQAEHGNELPISAGYFFINPFEVVYYAGGTSNKYRHFAGSYAVQWTMINYALDHGIDRYNFYGISGDFSEDAEDAGVIKFKKGYNADVIEYVGDFIKPINKPMYTVYTTLKKLLKK; the protein is encoded by the coding sequence ATGAAGTTTACAAACTTAACCGCTAAAGAATTTGGCGATTTTACAGACCAAATGCCATATACTCATTTTACGCAAATGGTAGGTAACTATGAATTAAAACTAGCTGAAGGGACAGAGTCACATCTTGTTGGAATTAAAAATAACGACAATGAAGTGATTGCAGCTTGCTTATTAACTGCAGTACCAGTGATGAAATTTTTTAAATATTTCTATACTAATAGAGGACCAGTCATTGATTATGATAACAAAGAATTAGTTCATTTCTTCTTTAATGAATTAAGTAAATATGTAAAAAAACATCATTGTTTATATTTAAGAGTCGATCCATATCTTCCATATCAATATCGCAATCATGATGGAGAGATTACTGAAAATGCTGGAAATGATTGGATATTTGATAAATTGTCAACATTAGGTTTTAAACATGAAGGTTTCCACAATGGTTTCGATCCAATACTACAAGTAAGATACCATTTAGTATTGAATCTAAAAGATAAAACGGCCAAAGATGTTTTAAACGATATGGATAATTTACGTAAACGTAATACTAAAAAAGTACAAAAAAATGGTGTGAAAGTTAAATTCTTATCAGAAGATGAGTTACCTATTTTTAGATCATTCATGGAAGATACTTCAGAGTCAAAAGAATTCTTAGATAGAGATGATAGTTATTATTATGATCGATATAAGCACTTTAAGGATCGTGTCTTAGTGCCTTTAGCATATATTAATTTTGATGAATATCTTGAAGAACTAAACAATGAAAAAGAAACGTTAACTAAAGATTTAAACAAAGCGCTGAAAGATATTGAAAAGCGTCCTGAAAATAAGAAATCACATAATAAGAAAGCGAATCTAGAACAACAATTAGCAGCTAATCAACAAAAAATAGATGAAGCACAACAACTCCAAGCCGAACATGGCAATGAATTACCCATTTCTGCTGGTTATTTCTTCATCAATCCATTTGAAGTTGTTTATTATGCAGGTGGTACTTCAAATAAATATCGCCACTTTGCAGGTAGTTATGCAGTGCAGTGGACGATGATTAATTATGCATTAGACCATGGTATTGATCGCTATAATTTCTATGGCATTAGTGGAGATTTCTCAGAAGATGCAGAAGACGCAGGCGTAATTAAATTCAAAAAAGGGTATAATGCTGATGTTATAGAATATGTAGGAGATTTCATTAAACCAATTAATAAACCTATGTACACTGTTTATACGACATTAAAAAAATTACTTAAAAAATAA